The region gacacaactcgtccactaggggtaacctaggggtttaaaggcttgttgcacatgctaagtgcaaccgtgattcctacgaaagtgagttaggattttctgcattctaggttagtttttgtttttgctttacttgaggacaagtaacgttcaagtgtgggggaatctgatgagcacatttatgtgtgaaattttagggcataaattatacattttaccacattggacagagttactcggtgctttcttgtgcttttcagggtttaggtgaattcttgtgaaaatgaaggagatgatgctaaggagatgtttttaagctttttagaagtgtaaatggatgcatagcccatcgagtcagcttcgcaatggttcaaacggcacttaattcgagttgaagcgaagaagttatggccgtttccgtaacgacgcgtgaaaatggtcgcaggggtttatttataattattgacagtcggatggggacaaagtgaaacggaagttcggattttagaggccttaatgaaattatcagaagttacatTACTGtaccgaaagattctatttggaaggctctggacagtccaacttcaacttgagatatcttgggctccccaactccgggtggatgaaatttgggtctattttgtgtgatttttcgcaaggagcacaatggtgagacctatataagcaccccatgcaccacgttttttgaaggacagaatgggtattttatttattcttgaaggaatcctagtcatcacccttactctctctctcctccaacttctcaagggcacttgaaattctacttgggatagatttatattttctcatctatggaaggttgaaaaatcaaagatgctttgattttattgcttggagaagatatctacaaagaaaaggaagcacttgttaaaattggaagtttatttttctagaaatagaaggtctatgtaaacaatcttctcttcttcttctttctattttttttttttttttcttaggattcaaggcattgtaaaagaggaaagagaagagaatattctcttttcttagggaatatttctcctacacttccatcttctctcttctcctctcttccacctataaataccccctacctctcttgtaaaaatttgctcattcacttagtgaaatttcttctcttcttctccttctaatttgtgatttttggcttttctaagttctagtttgcttttataatttttagttaatgcttataataggtttagtttatgctttaattttaatttaagtcttcaattgggttgtaatttcttaattctagtttaggttttaagccttctagtctaagttcttaagttgatgacaagacttgaagatttagaagaggaggccatggtaagtttatgcaagtattcaagcttttcatttacattcatgcaagcacatccaggttttactatctaaactctcaatctcattctccatctcctctatctctctctatcttcttcttcttccccctctatttcttttattttaattttatatggttgtggtttatggatgcatttttattcccttatttctttttatgtggttagtatgtgtggctgcatttttattcctttcaattcgctttagttcgataggttagatgctcatgtgttaggacgccgatttaatcccttaattttgttagatgcttatgagttaggatgcattgattttcgttagtttaattagtttaatttatcactttaatttggttcattttgcattacttttaagttagttaaatagagtggcgtatatctcctcgtgttcgacccgtagctacgattaacccgtacgcttgcggttttattttaactcaaacagtcgTGACcaccgaatcgataccttttttttggataagtagtATGTGagtatataaaaagaaaaaggggacaAAAGTAGGTAgccaccccttagacaggcctaagggagaagaagaggccccacaccccctgaggacaaacccctcggaaaacaagaaaaacccaCTCCCACCCCAATCAAGGAGGCCTAAAGTAGGTCTTCCTATCAatatcatcatgaatcagcctcATTAGATCTTCAGGAAAGTCCCGGGGATAAAGAATGGATTCCACATCTCCACTGTCATTAGAGGCGACAAAATCTGCCGACTGGTTCAGTTCCCTCCAGACATGTTTCACTTCAAGATGAGTCAGATGGTTCAAAAGAGAGCAAATCTGACATTTCAAGACATACACATTCCAAGGGTAGCTGAAAGTACCAGTAATGATATCTACcgccaacttcgaatcagatcgaATAGAAATATTGTGATAACCCTTGTCCAAGCACAAGGCAACCCCTCTGTGAATAGCTAGTAATTCCATGGCAAGCACTGAAGGCTCCACCCCTTTGCCCACAAAAGCCAGAATCGGGTCTCCATTGGAATGCCGAATAAGCCCCCCCATAAGTTTCTTTGTCCGTACTCAAAGAACCATCACAATGCAGCGCAACCATATTGGCTAAAGGAGAAAACCAAGAACAAGGTTTAGGAACCGAAACAATCCAATTAACCTGAATCCCCCACTTGTCGACCAAAAACTGATTCCTTGGGGTACCAGCTGCCCCAATGGGAGGGTAGGACCCTTTAGTAACAACATCAAACTTTatatcttggaaaattctgtcaaAGGTTCTAAAAGTATTACTAAAAAGCCGCtgattcctctcccaccaaatatggtaaaTTGAAGCACAAAATGCCAACTTAGGAATGGTATCAAGTTTGTCATTGGTGCAAACCACAAAAGAAAACCAATTAACCACATCAGCTAGGCCGGCAGGCCCCTTCCCACTAGGAGAGCACAAAGCACTAACCCTGTTCCAAATAGAGTTGAAAAAAGGGCATTCAAAAAACAGGTGAGAGTGAGTCtccaagccccccccccccaacaaagaaCACAATTCTGCCCAACCAAGATGTTTCTTTTTCTAAGTTGATCCTTGGTTGGAAGGCCCACCATAAAACACCTCCAAGTAGTACAAGAATGCCTAGGAAGAAacccaggaaaccaaacaagcctgaACCAGTCCACCTTAGCAGCACTAGTtctaaccaaatcccaagcCGATTTGGTACTAAACTGGCCATTAGAAGAATTCTTCCACACAATAAGGTCTTTCCCCCCATTAACAAGGTAGATCCCtccaaactgaaatcaaatcaaaggagCCTTGAGGAGGAGCATACCAATTACCATTCCTAATAAGATCTGAAACCCAAGCAAGCCGATGGGAACCAGCATCATATCGAATATGGTCCCCAAAAGTTTTCATCAAAACACCTTGGGggtgccaattatccaaccacaGCCTAGTAGATAGGCCATCCCCAATGATGTGGTGGATATGAGACTCAACCAGGTCTCTAAATTTAAGAACTTTCCTCCAAATCCAAGAACAATTTTGAGGGACTTTAACAGTTCAAATAGAGTCCTTTTTAAGGTACTGGGTgttaacccacctaacccaaaaagtgtccttcttagaggcaatccactaGATTTGCTTGAATACATTGTATTCATATCGAAATCCTCCTTATGCCAAGACCCCCTTGGACTTAGGTTTGCAAAtattatcccaagaaatataatgtaccttacgtTGAAGAGGAGGGCCAGACCaaagaaaattggagaagatggattccagcttcCTCTTGACTGCACCTGGAAGAGCAAAAATCCCTGACCAGTAAATATAACAACCTTGAAGGACAGAGCTCAACAGTTGAACACGCCTTGCAAAAGATAGAAATCGGGCCTTCCACCCATCAAGCCTGCTCCATACTCGATCTACAATAGATGAGCAATCAGCAATGCCCAACTTTCGAGACAcaagaggaacaccaagataccgGATAGGGAGCTTggtgtccacaaaattcgttaattccaaaagttgcagtctggccgtatggctaaggccccctaaaataatagaggacttagccctgttgagtttcaacccaaagaaggtatgaaactcatccaGGGCCCCCAGACAGGCCAAGATAGAAACATGGCAAGCCTTCACGAAAATCAtcagatcatctgcaaaaataAGGTGTTATAGATGGGACCCCTTACACCTGGGAAGAAGACTAATCTTGTCCTCGgtttccaacttcctcatcaaagcAGAAAAtccctccatagcaatagtaAAGAGATAGGGGGAGATGAAATCCTCTTGCCTAATACCCCTGCCTCCTTTGAAATAACCAGCTGGGCTGCCATTAAGCAATATGGAGAAATGAGGGGAgccaacacaagccttcacccacccAATAAACTTCTGtgggaaacccattctttccatatTGTCAAACAGAAACTTCCTACTAAGAGAATCATAAGCcttatgaaggtcaatcttcaacACAGCTGTGGGGCTAACTCCTTTCTACTCAACACCtctaaccacatcatgacaaacAAGGATATTATCCACAATTGACCTCCCCTTTATAAAGGCCGATTGAGTGTCACTGACCACATGTCCAACAACTCTCTgcaatctattagataagatcatagtgataatcttataaaaaagattacaaagggctatgggcctataCCCCGCAAAAGAAgaatcgaatcgatacctattttgacatatgtccattttcgatttaaactagacagggtgggtcgtttggggttatttgggggcatttctatacttttttgggcatgggattttctaaaaagtgtccttatctcttattagatgtgtggatgcgaggttgagggtcgtgaccttcgaatcgatacctatttctgcctatgttcattttcggttcaaaccagattgggtgggtcgtttacagttatttgggggcatttctatacttttttgggtttcggattttctaaaacgtgtcctgtCTCTaagtagacatgtggatgcgatgttgagggtcgtgacctttgaatcgatacgtattttgacatatgttcattttcggtttaaactagaccgggagggttttggggttatttgggggcatttttgtactttttttggtttggtattttctaaaaggtgtcattatttattatacgtgtggatgcgatgttgaggatcatgaccttcgaattgatacctatttcggcaaatgttctttttatgtttaaaccagaccgggtgagtcgtttagggttatttgggcacatttctgtacttttttgggcttaggattttcttaaaagtttccttatctcctattagatgtgtggatgcgatgttgagggtcgtgacctttgaatcgatacttattttgatagatgttaatttttggtttaaagcacaccgggtgggtcatttgggtttatttgggggtatttctgtactttttttgggtttggtattctctaaaaattgtccttatcacttattggacgtgtggatgcgatgttaagaatcgtgaccttcgaatcgatatgtacttcgacatatgttcatttccgctCTGAACccgaccgagtgggtcgtttggagttatttgggtgcatttttatacttttctgggtttaggattttctaaaaagtgcccttatctggtattagccgtgtggatgcaatgttgagaatTGTGACCcgcaaatcgatacctattttgacatatgttcattttcagtttaaaccagacctggtgggtcgtttggtgttatttgggggcatttctatacttttttgggtttggaattttctaaaaagtttccttatctctaattacacatgtggatgcgatcttgagggtcgtgaccttcgaatcgatatctatttcgacatatgttcattttcgatttaaactagaccgggtgggtcgtttggggttatttgggggcatttctgcacttttttgggtttgggattttctaaaaagtgtccttatctctaattagacgtgtggatgcgatgttgagagtcgtgacctttgaatcgataactattttgatatatgttcatttttggtttaaaccagaccgggtgggtcctttggggttatttggcgacatttctatacttttttgggtttggtaatttctaaaaagtgtccttatctcttactagacgtgtggatgcgatgttgaggttcgtgaccttcgaatcgatacctattttggtatatgttcattttcgatttaaaccagaccgtgtgggtcgtttggggttatttgggggcatttttgtacttctttggttttggaattttctaaaaagtgtccttctctcttatgagatgggtggatgtgatgttgagggttgtgaccaccgaatcgatacctatttcgacatatgtccatttttggtttaaactagactgggtgggtcgtttggggttatttgggggtatttctatacttttttgggcttcggattttctaaaaagtgtccttatctcttattagatgtgtggatgcgatgttgaggctcgtgaccttcgaatcgatacctatttcggcctatgttTGTTTTAGGTTcagaccagaccgggtgggtcgtttggggttagttgggggcatttctatacctttttgggtttcagattttctaaaaagtgtcctatctctgattagacatgtggatgcgatgttgagggtcgtgacctttgaatcgatacgtagttcgacatatgttcatttctggtttaAAACCGACcgagtgggtggtttggggttatttggtggcatttctgtacttttttgggtttggtaatttctaaaaaatgtccttctcttattagatgtgtggatgcaatgttgagggtcgtgaccttcgaatctatgcCTATTTCGGTATAAATTCATTTTCGaattaaactagactgggtgggttgtttggggttatttgggggcatttttatactttttttggtttgctattttctaaaaagtgtccttatttattagacgtgtggatgcgatgttgaggatcgtgaccttcgaattgatacttatttcgacaaatgttctttttttgtttaaaccagactgggtgagtcgtttggggttgtttgggcgtatttctgtactttttgggcttgggattttcttaaaagtttccttatctcttattagacgtgtggatgtgatgttgagggtcgtgaccttcgaagtgatacctatttcgatatatgttcattttcgatttaaactagaccaggtgggtcgtttggggttatttgggggcatttctatacttttttggttttggtattttctaaaaagtgtccttacctcttattagacgtgtggatgtgatgttgagcgtcgtgaccaccgaatcgatacctatttcggcatatgttcattttttgtttaaaccagactgggtgggtcatttgggattatttgggggcatttctgaacttttttgggcttgggattttctaaaaagtgtccttatctcttattagacgtgtggatccaatgttgagggtcgtgagcctcgaatcgatacctatatcaacatatgttcattttcggtttaaacccgaccaggtgggtcatttggggttatttgggggcatttatatacttttttgggtttgggattttctaaaaagtgtccttatctcttattggacgtgtggatgcgatgttgagggtcgtgacctacaaaTTGGttcctatttcgacagatgttcagtttcggtttaaaccagaccgggtgggtcgtttgggtttaatttggggcatttctatacttttttgggtgtggtattttttaaaaagagtccttatctcttttctttttttttttcgataagtaatttgtgaatgtatagaagaaaggaaagatacAAGACAAGGGAATCTACtgacaccccttagacagacctaaggaggagaaagaggccccacacccccgaggagaacccctcggatattcaaggagaaccacccaaacccaaatatggaggcctaaactgggccttaccaacagaatcatcatgaatcagccgcatcaggtcatcatgaaactcttgaggatacataatagtttccccatccccactatttatCGAAGCAATAAAGTACgccggttggttcagttctctccaaacatgcctcacttcatagcgagccaattggtccaacctagagatgatatggtacttcaaagcataaacatttCAGGGGCCGCCAATCACATCTGTAACAATCTCCACGGCcaacttcaaatcagatctgatagaaatataacggaggttcctctctaagcacaaaaccactcctctGTGGATAGCTATCAATTCCATGCTGAGAACCGAAGCTTCCAaccctttaccaacataggccagaatcggatctcctaaggaatcacaaatgagacccccataagcagctctatctctgttcaaggacccatcacaatggagagaaatcaattgagcagggggctttggccagaaacagattttgggagccgaattggcccactgcacttggaccccccacttgtcaaccaaaaattgattcctaggagtatgggcagccaataacggacattgagaacctttagcggaaacatcaaatttgatgtcttgaaggatcttatcataagaccttgactgattactaaagagccgttgattcctctcccaccaaacatgataaatcgtagcacaaaaggcaagcttgggaataaaatccatcttatctttagcacaaaccacatgagaaagcCAATTGACCACATCAGTCAGGGCAGCATGTCCTTTTCCATTGAGAGAACACATagagctaaccctatcccaaatggtattagaaaagggacaggcaaagaagagatgggcatggctctccaaacctgcccaacacaggacgcaattctgtcctacaacaatattccttctaatgagttggtctttagttggcaaccctcccatcaggcacctccaggtagtacaagagTACCTAGGAAAAAAACctggaaaccaaacaagcttattccaatccacctttgttgcactacttctaataagatcccaagccgacttggtagaaaagagaccattagaagtttccttccaaacaataagatcctcctcaccactcacaataggaatactagggagatccctTGAAATAGTTATCAGATCAAAAGAACCCTGAGGGGGCAGATGCCAATGGCCATCCCTAATAAAGTCCGAAACCATGGCAAGCCGGTGAGAACCAGCATCATAACGGATCCGATCTCcatatcttttaatcaaaacccctttgggatgccaaccaaagtctagtagcttggccattcccaataatatgatggatatgtggctcaacctgatctctaaatttgaggattttccgccaaacccaagagcaattttgggggatctttgcagtccaaatagaatctttctttaGGTAGCGGGTATTGACCCACTTAACCCAAAAACTGTCTTTCTTAGAggtaatccaccaaatttgtttaaaaatcccCACaatattcatatcagaaattctcctaataccaaggcccccttcagccttaggtttgcaaatcttatcccaagagatgtaatgtaccttacgattaagagacgggc is a window of Telopea speciosissima isolate NSW1024214 ecotype Mountain lineage unplaced genomic scaffold, Tspe_v1 Tspe_v1.0022, whole genome shotgun sequence DNA encoding:
- the LOC122647317 gene encoding uncharacterized protein LOC122647317; translation: MGGLIRHSNGDPILAFVGKGVEPSVLAMELLAIHRGVALCLDKGYHNISIRSDSKLAVDIITGTFSYPWNVYVLKCQICSLLNHLTHLEVKHVWRELNQSADFVASNDSGDVESILYPRDFPEDLMRLIHDDIDRKTYFRPP